One region of Deltaproteobacteria bacterium genomic DNA includes:
- a CDS encoding phosphoprotein phosphatase: MDALLAHAATDVGRVRDHNEDAYWVDPKLGAFAVCDGMGGHAAGEVASALAIQVVRDAWTSRAFRAAVDAYAREADADRRRALLAAVRSAVARAHDAIRDAARADPERAGMGTTFTGFVCAGGDAVFAHAGDSRAYLVRDGIAMQLTEDHTVVARLAAAGLGSGAPGYDPARWQGVLTNALGIGDRVRVATFVVPMAPVDRFVLCSDGVTEYVAEAEIGEIVARGPSPARSAQALVDAAVTRGGADNATAVVVKVLEVDPTPVPRDERERDEAILAASPLLGGLSPQQRLRALRIALPQRFDAGRAIPPVALGDRVAYLVLDGAARLPGGDLVRAGDLLYARALAGGPAPAEAARAQTAVKLLAIRRDDFAELAADDEELGVKLYDALADITGSGE; encoded by the coding sequence ATGGATGCGCTGCTGGCGCACGCCGCCACCGATGTCGGTCGCGTGCGCGACCACAACGAGGATGCCTACTGGGTGGACCCCAAGCTGGGCGCGTTCGCCGTGTGCGACGGGATGGGAGGTCATGCGGCGGGAGAGGTCGCCAGCGCCCTCGCGATCCAGGTGGTGCGGGATGCGTGGACGTCGCGCGCATTCCGCGCGGCGGTCGACGCCTACGCCCGCGAGGCGGATGCGGACCGCCGGCGCGCGCTGCTGGCCGCCGTTCGCTCAGCGGTCGCGCGCGCCCACGATGCGATCCGGGACGCGGCGCGGGCCGACCCGGAGCGGGCGGGCATGGGCACCACGTTCACGGGGTTCGTGTGCGCCGGCGGCGACGCGGTGTTCGCCCATGCGGGCGACTCGCGCGCCTACCTGGTCCGCGACGGCATCGCGATGCAGCTCACGGAGGACCACACGGTGGTCGCGCGCCTCGCGGCGGCGGGGCTGGGCAGCGGGGCCCCCGGCTACGATCCCGCCCGCTGGCAAGGCGTGCTCACCAACGCGCTCGGCATCGGCGACCGCGTGCGCGTGGCGACGTTCGTGGTGCCGATGGCGCCGGTCGACCGGTTCGTGCTGTGCTCCGACGGGGTGACGGAATACGTGGCCGAAGCCGAGATCGGCGAGATCGTCGCGCGCGGCCCGAGCCCGGCGCGGTCGGCCCAGGCGCTGGTCGACGCCGCCGTGACCCGCGGCGGCGCGGACAACGCCACCGCGGTGGTGGTGAAGGTCCTCGAGGTGGACCCGACGCCGGTGCCGCGCGACGAGCGGGAGCGCGACGAGGCGATCCTCGCGGCGAGCCCACTGCTCGGCGGCCTGTCGCCCCAGCAGCGGCTGCGGGCGCTGCGCATCGCGCTACCCCAGCGGTTCGACGCCGGCCGCGCGATCCCGCCGGTCGCGCTCGGCGACCGCGTCGCCTACCTCGTGCTCGACGGCGCCGCCCGCCTGCCGGGCGGCGATCTCGTCCGCGCCGGCGACCTGCTGTACGCCCGGGCGCTGGCGGGCGGGCCGGCACCCGCCGAGGCCGCGCGCGCACAGACGGCGGTCAAGCTGCTCGCGATCCGGCGCGACGACTTTGCGGAACTCGCCGCCGACGACGAGGAACTCGGCGTCAAGCTGTACGACGCGCTCGCGGACATCACCGGCAGCGGCGAGTGA